A DNA window from Schistocerca americana isolate TAMUIC-IGC-003095 chromosome 4, iqSchAmer2.1, whole genome shotgun sequence contains the following coding sequences:
- the LOC124613410 gene encoding secreted RxLR effector protein 161-like, which produces MKTVPFREAIDSIGILNCTKPDIAYSIGVGTKDFKLKFSKDEGHDSIGYIDADWAGDTADRKSTTSFLFTSQGAADLSKTSRYKDRTNTFTPSEKKIDSEEITMEQISMRGMLTYMTTKILSRTRHHQLIQWIWTTKLKY; this is translated from the exons ATGAAGACTGTCCCATTCAGGGAAGCTATAGATAGCATTGGTATACTCAACTGTACTAAACCAGATATAGCATATTCAATTGGAGTG GGAACTAAggatttcaagctaaaattttctAAAGATGAGGGACATGACAGCATAGGATACATTGATGCTGACTGGGCTGGGGACACTGCAGATAGAAAATCGACCACCAGTTTCTTGTTTACGTCACAAG GTGCAGCTGATCTGTCAAAGACAAGCAGATACAAAGACCGCACTAACACATTCACACCATCAGAGAAAAAAATTGATTCAGAAGAAATCACAATGGAGCAGATTTCAATGAGAGGAATGCTCACATACATGACGACAAAGATACTGTCAAGAACAAGACATCATCAACTAATCCAATGGATTTGGACTACAAAGCTGAAGTACTGA